In a genomic window of Myxococcales bacterium:
- a CDS encoding protein kinase, which yields MTPCPDETQLALQAEGGLDAAARAALERHLDGCAACASVVRELGALIAPVGGPSRYRLERRLGEGAMGVVWEAFDRELERPVALKWIQVVGDGDDERRARLVREARVLARLRHPNVVAVHDAGIEGDEVWVALELVRGQTARAWLAAAPRSSAEILALWRAVAGGLAAAHVAGVIHRDVKPDNVLVRDDGEAVLVDFGLASAPVGAVDALTRTGEVVGTPAYMAPEQLRGDAVDARADQFAWSACVWEALTGRRPFTGASVAALAVAMTRPPTVPAGADAPVLRVLARGLAHEPTRRWPDLPALIAALDGAARGRGRRRRGLIAAALAGALAVTAVTATLALSGGGARSAPRPPTPSVEPASITAAPVARPPRRFVDEATDRLVELDGAGCLRILDAHAPVAPALVDEVESLRALCEMRAGDCDGGRARLTRLFEARRPPAVAARAVDAQDAAQCPLAAPAATPAQRAQRLVTQLIVLTARHQSCRPLLAEEARLGVELDAFQRRAVAFQRALCHAIDGDCAQARASWRAAATAALPAGAVPGPAWRAGVELDFDRSAPTCAGR from the coding sequence GTGACGCCGTGCCCCGACGAGACCCAGCTCGCGCTCCAGGCCGAGGGCGGCCTCGACGCCGCCGCGCGGGCCGCGCTCGAGCGCCACCTCGACGGCTGCGCCGCGTGCGCGTCGGTGGTGCGCGAGCTGGGCGCGCTGATCGCGCCGGTCGGCGGGCCGAGCCGCTACCGCCTCGAGCGCCGCCTGGGCGAGGGGGCCATGGGCGTGGTGTGGGAGGCGTTCGATCGCGAGCTGGAGCGACCGGTCGCGCTCAAGTGGATCCAGGTCGTCGGCGACGGGGACGACGAGCGCCGCGCGCGGCTGGTGCGCGAGGCCCGGGTGCTGGCGCGGCTGCGCCACCCGAACGTCGTCGCGGTCCACGACGCCGGCATCGAGGGCGACGAGGTCTGGGTCGCGCTCGAGCTGGTCCGCGGCCAGACCGCCCGCGCGTGGCTGGCGGCGGCGCCGCGCTCGTCCGCCGAGATCCTCGCGCTGTGGCGCGCGGTCGCCGGCGGGCTGGCGGCGGCCCACGTCGCCGGGGTGATCCACCGCGACGTCAAGCCCGACAACGTCCTGGTCCGCGACGACGGCGAGGCCGTGCTGGTCGACTTTGGGCTGGCCTCGGCGCCGGTCGGCGCGGTCGACGCGCTGACCCGGACCGGCGAGGTCGTGGGCACGCCGGCGTACATGGCGCCGGAGCAGCTGCGCGGCGACGCCGTCGACGCCCGCGCCGATCAGTTCGCGTGGAGCGCGTGCGTGTGGGAGGCCCTGACCGGGCGCCGGCCGTTCACCGGCGCCTCGGTCGCCGCGCTCGCGGTCGCGATGACCCGGCCGCCGACGGTGCCGGCGGGCGCCGACGCGCCCGTGCTGCGGGTCCTGGCCCGGGGCCTGGCCCACGAGCCGACGCGGCGCTGGCCCGATCTGCCCGCGCTGATCGCCGCGCTCGATGGCGCCGCGCGCGGCCGAGGTCGCCGTCGGCGCGGCCTGATCGCCGCCGCGCTCGCCGGCGCGCTGGCGGTGACCGCGGTGACCGCGACGCTGGCGCTGAGCGGCGGCGGCGCGCGGTCCGCGCCGCGCCCGCCGACGCCGTCGGTCGAGCCGGCGTCGATCACCGCCGCGCCCGTCGCGCGGCCGCCGCGGCGCTTCGTCGACGAGGCCACCGACCGTCTGGTCGAGCTCGACGGCGCCGGGTGCCTGCGGATCCTCGACGCCCACGCGCCCGTGGCGCCGGCGCTGGTCGACGAGGTCGAGTCGCTGCGCGCGCTGTGCGAGATGCGCGCGGGTGACTGTGACGGCGGGCGCGCGCGGCTCACGCGGCTGTTCGAGGCCCGCCGGCCGCCCGCTGTCGCGGCGCGCGCCGTCGACGCGCAGGACGCCGCGCAGTGCCCGCTGGCCGCGCCGGCGGCGACCCCGGCGCAGCGCGCGCAGCGGCTCGTGACCCAGCTGATCGTCCTGACCGCCCGCCACCAGTCGTGCCGGCCGCTGCTCGCCGAGGAGGCGCGCCTCGGCGTCGAGCTGGACGCGTTCCAGCGACGCGCCGTCGCGTTCCAGCGCGCGCTGTGCCACGCCATCGACGGCGACTGCGCGCAGGCCCGCGCCAGCTGGCGCGCCGCTGCCACCGCCGCCCTCCCCGCCGGCGCGGTCCCGGGGCCGGCCTGGCGCGCGGGCGTCGAGCTCGACTTCGATCGGTCGGCGCCGACCTGCGCCGGTCGCTGA